A region from the Benincasa hispida cultivar B227 chromosome 10, ASM972705v1, whole genome shotgun sequence genome encodes:
- the LOC120087898 gene encoding uncharacterized protein LOC120087898: protein MVEIEEEKEEDKLYGVASSIGFLGKLEEKYREIKENAETYPYVWGSYIVVYGGFALWTGYRWRKLRKTEDRVRVLQEKLRQRYEAEQSSAKQSANSVHKNPSSSKQ from the coding sequence ATGGTGGAAATCGAggaggagaaggaagaagataAGTTATATGGTGTTGCTAGTTCGATTGGTTTTTTGGGTAAATTGGAAGAAAAGTAcagagaaatcaaagagaatgcTGAAACATATCCTTATGTATGGGGATCATACATTGTTGTCTATGGCGGATTCGCTCTTTGGACTGGTTATAGATGGAGAAAGCTTCGGAAGACGGAAGACAGAGTACGCGTTTTACAGGAGAAGCTTCGACAGCGTTATGAAGCAGAACAATCTTCCGCCAAACAATCAGCAAATTCAGTTCATAAAAATCCATCTTCTTCCAAGCAGTAG